Proteins encoded within one genomic window of Dermatophilus congolensis:
- the alaS gene encoding alanine--tRNA ligase yields the protein METAEIRRRWLRFFESKAHTVVPSAPLLYDDPNLLFVNAGMVPFKPYFLGAETPAYTRATSVQKCVRTGDIDEVGKTTRHGTFFQMNGNFSFGDYFKKEAIEFAWEFVTGPQEEGNLGFDPEKVWVTVLGPGHHPDHPEGDIEARNYWRAVGIPDERIQGRSLKDNYWHMGVEGPGGPCSEIYIDRGPEYGPDGGPEADEDRFLEIWNLVFQTEQITDVTAKDKFTVEGLLPSKNIDTGMGLERVAFLMQGVDNMYEIDEVYPVIAAAEKLSGRKYGADNDADVRFRVVADHVRSSLMLIGDGVTPGNEGRGYVLRRLLRRAIRSMRLLGVTDPVLPELLPVSVAQMEKSYPELRRDWDRISNVAFEEEHAFRRTLTAGTAILDTAVANAKSQGHTQLSGADAFSLHDTYGFPIDLTLEMASEQGLSVDEEGFRSLMNEQKQRAKADAKAKKMGHTDLHLYREIADTMSAPTEFLGYSETTAPGRIMGVLSDSGSVRSASEGDEIELVLDRTPFYAESGGQLADKGIIEVDGARIEITDVQRPVTGLVVHKGRVLAGEFGVGQTATAIVDAARRRDSSRAHTATHIVHQALRDNLASTATQAGSENMPGRLRFDFSWNNPIDPDTFATIEEQINRVILGDEAVEAATMPKDEALASGALAMFGEKYPEHVRVVSIGDWSRELCGGTHAMRVGQLGVVKLLSEQSVGSGVRRVEALVGMDAYSHLSTESLLLSQISDLVKAKGENIPDRIAALMAKLKSTEKELTAMRAAQLRAANANLANEAIDISGVAVLTHDLGADAGADDVRSLVLDIRGRLGEDKPAVVALTGVAKERPLIVVATNDAARKEGIKAGALVKTAATILGGGGGGKPDIAQGGGTDTTKIADALEAVRHAIATR from the coding sequence ATGGAAACCGCAGAGATCCGGCGTCGCTGGCTCCGATTCTTCGAGAGCAAGGCGCACACCGTGGTGCCCAGCGCACCCCTGCTATACGACGACCCCAACCTCCTGTTCGTCAACGCCGGAATGGTCCCCTTCAAGCCCTACTTCCTCGGCGCCGAAACCCCCGCCTACACACGCGCCACCAGCGTGCAGAAATGCGTACGCACCGGAGACATCGACGAAGTCGGTAAAACCACCCGCCATGGCACGTTCTTCCAAATGAACGGCAACTTCTCCTTCGGTGACTACTTCAAAAAAGAAGCCATCGAATTCGCCTGGGAATTCGTCACCGGGCCTCAAGAAGAAGGCAACCTCGGCTTCGACCCCGAAAAAGTCTGGGTCACCGTCCTAGGCCCCGGACATCACCCCGACCACCCCGAAGGCGACATCGAGGCCCGCAACTACTGGCGCGCAGTCGGCATCCCCGACGAACGCATCCAAGGCCGCAGCCTCAAAGACAACTACTGGCACATGGGCGTCGAAGGGCCCGGCGGTCCCTGCTCCGAGATCTACATCGACCGCGGCCCCGAATACGGCCCCGACGGTGGCCCCGAAGCCGACGAAGACCGCTTCCTCGAAATCTGGAACCTCGTCTTCCAAACCGAACAAATCACCGACGTCACCGCCAAAGACAAATTCACCGTCGAAGGCCTCCTGCCCTCCAAAAACATTGACACCGGCATGGGGCTAGAACGCGTCGCCTTCCTCATGCAAGGCGTCGACAACATGTACGAAATCGACGAGGTCTACCCCGTCATCGCCGCCGCCGAAAAACTCTCCGGCCGCAAATACGGCGCAGACAACGACGCCGACGTTCGCTTCCGCGTCGTCGCCGACCACGTCCGTTCCTCCCTCATGCTCATCGGAGACGGCGTCACCCCCGGCAACGAAGGCCGCGGCTACGTCCTGCGCCGCCTGCTACGCCGCGCCATCCGATCCATGCGACTCCTTGGCGTCACCGACCCAGTTCTGCCCGAACTGCTCCCCGTCTCCGTGGCCCAAATGGAGAAGTCCTACCCCGAGCTGCGCCGCGACTGGGACCGCATCTCCAACGTCGCCTTCGAAGAAGAACACGCGTTCCGCCGCACCCTCACCGCTGGCACCGCAATCCTTGACACCGCAGTCGCCAACGCTAAGAGCCAAGGACACACCCAGCTCTCCGGCGCCGACGCGTTCAGCCTGCACGACACCTACGGATTCCCCATCGACCTCACCCTAGAGATGGCATCCGAACAAGGCCTGTCCGTTGACGAAGAAGGCTTCCGCTCCCTCATGAACGAGCAGAAGCAACGCGCCAAAGCTGACGCCAAAGCCAAAAAGATGGGTCACACAGACCTACACCTGTACCGAGAAATCGCCGACACCATGTCCGCGCCCACGGAATTCCTCGGCTACAGCGAGACCACCGCGCCCGGACGCATCATGGGTGTTCTCAGCGACTCTGGGTCGGTTCGCAGCGCCAGCGAAGGCGACGAGATTGAACTCGTTCTCGACCGCACCCCCTTCTACGCCGAATCGGGTGGACAGCTTGCCGACAAAGGCATCATCGAAGTCGACGGAGCCCGCATCGAAATCACCGACGTGCAGCGCCCCGTCACTGGCCTCGTTGTCCACAAGGGACGAGTACTCGCCGGCGAATTCGGTGTCGGACAGACCGCCACCGCCATCGTCGACGCCGCACGCCGTCGTGACTCCTCCCGCGCTCACACCGCCACCCACATCGTCCACCAGGCACTACGTGACAACCTCGCCAGCACTGCCACCCAGGCAGGCTCTGAAAACATGCCTGGGCGCCTGCGGTTCGACTTCTCCTGGAACAACCCCATCGACCCCGACACCTTCGCCACCATCGAAGAGCAAATCAACCGCGTCATCCTCGGCGACGAAGCCGTCGAAGCTGCCACTATGCCCAAGGACGAAGCACTTGCCTCAGGGGCCCTGGCAATGTTCGGCGAGAAATACCCCGAACACGTCCGCGTTGTCAGCATCGGTGACTGGAGTCGCGAACTTTGCGGCGGCACCCACGCCATGCGCGTTGGTCAGCTCGGCGTCGTCAAACTTCTTAGCGAGCAATCCGTAGGTTCTGGGGTGCGTCGCGTCGAAGCCCTCGTCGGCATGGACGCATACAGCCACCTGTCCACCGAATCGCTGCTTCTTTCCCAAATCAGTGACCTTGTCAAAGCCAAGGGCGAGAACATCCCCGACCGGATCGCCGCCCTCATGGCCAAACTCAAGAGCACCGAAAAAGAACTCACAGCCATGCGTGCAGCTCAGCTACGCGCAGCTAACGCCAACCTCGCCAACGAAGCAATCGACATCTCAGGCGTCGCCGTTCTCACCCATGACCTGGGAGCTGACGCCGGAGCCGACGATGTCCGCTCCCTTGTTCTCGACATCCGTGGACGCCTCGGCGAAGACAAACCCGCCGTCGTGGCGCTCACTGGCGTGGCTAAAGAACGTCCGCTTATCGTTGTTGCCACCAACGACGCAGCTCGCAAAGAAGGCATCAAAGCCGGAGCGCTCGTCAAAACAGCCGCGACCATTCTCGGCGGCGGCGGTGGCGGCAAACCCGACATCGCCCAAGGCGGCGGCACAGACACCACCAAAATCGCTGACGCGCTCGAAGCCGTGCGCCACGCGATCGCCACCCGCTGA
- the ruvX gene encoding Holliday junction resolvase RuvX, with the protein MRSGVRIGVDVGAARVGVATCNHEAILAVPVDTYPREGVPAKGDIPAVPDALERIVALAGQCEPIEIIVGLPMHLSGAEGQSAHAAKTFAQALAARVKPIPVRLMDERLTTVDAHRALHSSGRAAKTHRSVVDQVAAVMILQSALDAERDFNRVPGSIIGGRKPRHRRRT; encoded by the coding sequence GTGCGGTCTGGAGTACGTATCGGCGTTGACGTCGGCGCTGCACGCGTCGGCGTAGCCACCTGCAACCACGAGGCAATTCTCGCGGTTCCGGTCGACACCTACCCACGAGAGGGTGTCCCCGCAAAAGGGGACATCCCTGCCGTTCCCGATGCCCTCGAACGCATCGTTGCGCTTGCTGGTCAGTGCGAACCCATCGAAATCATCGTTGGCCTCCCCATGCACTTATCTGGAGCCGAGGGGCAGTCGGCACACGCTGCGAAAACGTTTGCACAAGCTCTCGCCGCACGCGTGAAGCCCATCCCTGTTCGACTCATGGACGAACGACTTACTACGGTGGATGCTCACCGCGCACTGCACTCGAGCGGCCGGGCCGCGAAAACGCACCGGTCAGTCGTCGATCAAGTCGCGGCAGTCATGATCTTGCAAAGCGCATTGGACGCCGAACGCGACTTCAACCGCGTTCCCGGGTCCATCATCGGGGGCCGAAAACCTAGGCATAGGAGACGTACATGA
- the mltG gene encoding endolytic transglycosylase MltG yields the protein MNSQYPEDPYSPRPAEEFVTRASLRASRNQRNKRPKRATRRSYDEEPRRDTYYDEPPRRSRRSEPEPTEPIRFVQRSSRAQRHEEEKPWTSAHYTDDSTQELDPLEELLRRTRQYENPDRRKRGIDTGELIRSTEELTRSRRRLEVDNEPSRRSRRGYEAPDPGMRAGFDDEEPMRPRRGFDPESPRSSREQEQPSRRSRRGYDAPEPSGRGGFDDEESPALRGVSRRERKRQREREDVEPEAEPRTPSRRIEQGMRGEQGRRVQQNLSPDQGRRIRRNDKPPQRRGKRLLTIVAVLLLVATVALGTTVYRAFSTPDYDGEGTGSVNIVVAPGQSGSQIGNTLEKEGVVKSARAFIKALENNPGKEIQPGTYALAKEMSADSALEKMRSTGRAVHRVTIREGLWKAQVFEELAKVTNHKPADYAAVEKQNESDPSILKLPASAKGNVEGYLFPATYEFDPGTTPAQQLRQMVNHTLEQLKNLGVQEADAERMITLASIVEAEARLNEDRPKVARVILNRLAKPMRLQLDSTVSYGVQNRSITTTDAERANKNPYNTYVNDGLPAGPIGNPGAQSIKAAIQPAEGPWLYFVAIDPVKGTTVFSNTKVEHDNAVRQFQQWCQQHPGTC from the coding sequence ATGAATTCGCAGTATCCCGAGGATCCTTACAGTCCCCGGCCTGCCGAGGAATTCGTCACCCGCGCCTCACTCCGCGCCAGCCGGAACCAGCGCAACAAGCGCCCTAAACGCGCAACACGTCGAAGCTACGACGAAGAGCCACGACGCGACACCTACTACGACGAACCACCTCGCCGCAGTCGCCGTTCCGAACCGGAACCCACTGAACCCATCCGATTCGTTCAACGCTCCTCACGTGCTCAACGTCACGAAGAGGAAAAACCTTGGACCTCGGCTCACTACACCGACGACTCCACCCAAGAGCTCGATCCTCTCGAAGAACTTCTTCGCCGAACCCGCCAATACGAAAACCCTGACCGCAGGAAACGTGGCATAGACACCGGCGAACTCATCCGCAGCACAGAAGAACTCACCCGTAGTAGACGCCGCCTCGAGGTAGATAACGAACCTAGTCGTCGTAGTCGTCGCGGCTATGAGGCCCCAGATCCTGGGATGCGCGCCGGATTTGACGATGAGGAGCCCATGCGGCCTCGGCGGGGTTTTGACCCCGAATCACCTCGTTCCTCGCGGGAACAGGAACAACCTAGTCGTCGTAGTCGTCGCGGCTACGATGCCCCAGAGCCCAGCGGTCGTGGTGGATTCGACGATGAAGAGTCCCCTGCGCTGCGTGGGGTTAGTAGGCGTGAGCGTAAACGGCAGCGCGAGCGTGAAGATGTTGAGCCCGAGGCCGAACCACGTACCCCCAGCCGCCGAATCGAACAAGGCATGCGCGGGGAACAAGGCCGCCGGGTTCAACAAAATCTGAGTCCCGATCAGGGACGACGCATCCGCCGCAACGACAAACCACCACAGCGACGCGGAAAACGTCTCCTAACAATCGTCGCGGTACTCCTCCTTGTGGCAACCGTGGCCCTCGGAACCACCGTCTATCGCGCATTCAGCACCCCCGACTACGACGGCGAAGGAACCGGCTCGGTCAACATCGTTGTTGCTCCAGGACAAAGCGGATCCCAAATCGGCAACACCTTGGAGAAAGAAGGCGTCGTCAAATCTGCCCGCGCCTTCATCAAAGCGCTAGAAAACAACCCCGGCAAAGAAATCCAGCCCGGAACCTACGCCCTCGCTAAAGAGATGTCTGCCGATAGCGCGCTTGAAAAAATGCGCAGCACCGGACGAGCTGTGCACCGCGTCACCATCCGCGAGGGGCTATGGAAAGCACAGGTTTTCGAGGAACTCGCCAAAGTAACTAACCACAAGCCAGCAGACTACGCAGCAGTTGAAAAGCAAAACGAAAGCGATCCCAGCATCCTCAAACTTCCTGCCTCAGCTAAAGGCAACGTTGAAGGCTACCTATTCCCAGCCACCTACGAGTTCGACCCCGGAACAACACCGGCGCAACAACTGCGACAGATGGTCAACCACACCCTGGAACAGTTGAAAAACCTTGGCGTACAAGAAGCAGACGCCGAACGGATGATCACCTTGGCCTCCATTGTTGAAGCCGAGGCGCGCCTTAACGAAGACCGACCCAAGGTTGCTCGCGTCATCCTCAACCGTCTTGCCAAACCGATGCGTCTGCAGCTGGACTCCACCGTCAGCTACGGCGTGCAGAACCGCTCCATCACCACCACAGACGCCGAACGCGCCAACAAGAACCCCTACAACACGTACGTCAATGATGGCCTGCCCGCCGGACCTATTGGCAACCCTGGAGCCCAGTCGATCAAAGCTGCCATTCAACCGGCTGAAGGCCCCTGGCTCTACTTCGTCGCCATTGACCCAGTTAAGGGAACCACCGTGTTCTCCAACACCAAAGTCGAACACGACAACGCTGTGCGCCAGTTCCAGCAGTGGTGCCAGCAACACCCAGGAACCTGCTGA
- a CDS encoding shikimate dehydrogenase, with the protein MPGYGVLPPEDFLTVIDTAREEEDLVRAAAGTHGTNVAAVLGSPIDHSLSPLLHRTAYNELGLSDWQFQRYAVGGPGEPTLAHHLSTVHASHGRWRGMAITMPLKEDALAAADLVCARAADLRAANTLIPYGRGWAADNTDIVGIEMALQEVGIQHAEYALIIGSGATARAALAALVSFGVEHVTFAVRSQVRPATVDLAKRLEVNIDTLALTDTVSLQRCVNEAEVTISTLPTGTDLSLPPLSDDPIPGIVMDVVYANWPTALGTWAQAAGARVISGLPMLLHQAAAQVRAFTGRTPNVAHMRQALEHAVTL; encoded by the coding sequence GTGCCCGGCTACGGCGTGCTCCCGCCCGAAGACTTCCTCACGGTCATCGACACTGCTCGTGAAGAAGAAGATCTGGTGCGCGCCGCGGCCGGAACCCACGGCACCAACGTCGCAGCCGTTCTTGGGTCACCCATTGACCATTCCCTTTCCCCGCTGCTACACCGAACCGCCTACAACGAGCTAGGTCTTAGCGATTGGCAGTTTCAGCGCTACGCCGTCGGTGGCCCTGGAGAACCAACCTTGGCGCATCACCTCTCTACCGTGCATGCCAGCCATGGCCGCTGGCGGGGGATGGCAATCACGATGCCTTTGAAAGAAGACGCACTGGCTGCAGCCGACCTTGTCTGCGCACGTGCAGCTGACCTCAGAGCAGCTAACACCCTCATTCCGTATGGCCGCGGCTGGGCAGCAGACAACACAGACATTGTCGGTATTGAGATGGCTCTGCAAGAAGTTGGGATCCAGCACGCCGAGTACGCACTGATCATTGGTTCCGGTGCCACGGCCCGAGCCGCTCTGGCGGCGCTGGTTTCCTTCGGGGTTGAGCACGTCACATTCGCTGTGCGCTCTCAGGTGCGACCTGCCACTGTCGACCTAGCCAAACGTCTTGAAGTCAACATTGACACCCTGGCCCTCACTGACACGGTGAGCCTGCAGCGATGCGTCAATGAAGCCGAAGTGACTATTTCTACTCTTCCCACGGGGACCGACCTCAGCTTGCCGCCCCTGAGTGATGACCCGATTCCGGGCATCGTGATGGATGTCGTCTATGCCAACTGGCCCACCGCTTTGGGTACCTGGGCGCAGGCGGCTGGCGCACGCGTTATTTCAGGGCTTCCCATGCTGCTCCACCAAGCTGCGGCTCAAGTGCGAGCCTTCACAGGGCGCACACCGAACGTCGCACATATGCGTCAGGCTTTGGAGCACGCTGTCACGTTGTAG
- the aroC gene encoding chorismate synthase, which yields MRWLTAGESHGPSLVAILEGMPAGVEVTSHDVAAALARRRLGYGRGARQKFEKDALRVLSGVRHGVTLGSPIAVEIGNSEWPKWETVMSPDPVCADALARSDDVNAPKELARNKPLTRPRPGHADLVGMQKYGWDDARNVLERSSARETAARVALGAYASCYLQQVAGIRLVSHTVSIGSAGTADGAALPTPDDVDALDGDPVRSFDAAASAAMVQQIDAARGAGDTLGGVVEVLAYGCPPGLGSHVHWDRRLDARLAGALMGIQAIKGVAVGDGFDSAARLGSQAHDEMERDDAGVIRRRTGHAGGLEGGMTNGEFLRVSAAMKPISTVPHALDTVDITGQGAAKAIHQRSDVCAVPAAGVVAEAMVALVLAEAVAEKFGGDSVVETRRNVTGYLEAMPAGKRTW from the coding sequence ATGCGTTGGTTGACAGCAGGTGAGTCCCATGGCCCTTCCCTGGTGGCCATCCTTGAAGGAATGCCAGCGGGTGTGGAAGTGACCTCACATGATGTTGCGGCAGCGCTTGCGCGTAGGCGTTTGGGGTATGGGCGAGGTGCACGCCAGAAGTTTGAAAAGGATGCATTGCGCGTGCTTAGCGGTGTGCGTCACGGAGTTACGTTGGGGTCTCCCATTGCTGTGGAGATAGGTAATTCGGAGTGGCCGAAATGGGAGACGGTGATGTCTCCTGACCCGGTTTGTGCTGATGCGTTGGCGCGTAGCGATGATGTCAATGCGCCGAAGGAGTTGGCTCGTAACAAGCCGCTTACTCGTCCTCGGCCGGGGCATGCTGACCTGGTTGGTATGCAGAAGTATGGGTGGGATGATGCGCGGAATGTGTTGGAGCGTTCTTCTGCGCGTGAGACTGCTGCTCGGGTGGCTTTGGGGGCTTACGCCTCGTGTTACTTGCAGCAGGTAGCGGGCATTCGTCTTGTTTCTCATACCGTTTCGATTGGTAGTGCGGGCACTGCTGATGGGGCAGCGCTGCCGACTCCTGATGATGTGGATGCCCTTGATGGTGATCCGGTGCGTTCTTTTGACGCTGCGGCTTCAGCGGCGATGGTGCAGCAGATTGATGCGGCTCGTGGTGCTGGTGACACTCTTGGTGGGGTTGTTGAGGTGCTTGCGTACGGGTGCCCTCCTGGTCTTGGGTCGCATGTGCATTGGGATCGGCGGTTGGATGCGCGTCTGGCTGGGGCGTTGATGGGGATTCAGGCTATTAAGGGGGTGGCGGTTGGTGATGGTTTTGATAGTGCTGCTCGGCTTGGTTCGCAGGCGCATGATGAGATGGAGCGTGATGATGCTGGGGTGATTCGCCGTCGTACGGGGCATGCCGGTGGTCTTGAGGGCGGGATGACCAATGGTGAGTTTTTGCGGGTGAGCGCTGCGATGAAGCCGATCAGTACGGTGCCGCATGCGTTGGATACGGTTGATATCACTGGTCAGGGGGCGGCGAAGGCTATTCATCAGCGCTCGGATGTGTGCGCGGTGCCTGCGGCGGGAGTGGTTGCTGAGGCGATGGTTGCTTTGGTGCTTGCTGAGGCTGTTGCGGAGAAGTTTGGTGGGGACAGCGTGGTGGAGACGCGGCGTAATGTGACGGGGTATTTGGAGGCTATGCCTGCTGGGAAGAGGACGTGGTGA
- a CDS encoding shikimate kinase — protein sequence MTEQMCVDSSLIVLTGPPGAGKSTVGRLLAARLGVDFADTDVLVTQRAGKDIADIFVDDGEAAFRAVEREVVADALAHRRGVLALGGGAVLDPVSQVLLRDRCVVFLDVSLRYAGRRTGFDQGRPLLALNPRGQWLALMEQRRPIYVDVATARVDTDGKEPDEVVEAVVALLSDELNSGGVR from the coding sequence GTGACTGAGCAGATGTGTGTTGATTCCTCGCTCATTGTTTTAACTGGTCCTCCGGGGGCGGGTAAGTCCACGGTGGGGCGGTTGTTGGCTGCGCGTTTGGGTGTTGATTTCGCTGACACGGATGTTCTTGTTACCCAGCGGGCTGGCAAGGATATTGCGGATATTTTTGTTGATGATGGGGAGGCTGCTTTTCGCGCGGTGGAGCGTGAGGTAGTTGCTGATGCGTTGGCGCATCGGCGTGGTGTGTTGGCGTTGGGTGGGGGAGCGGTGCTTGATCCGGTCTCGCAGGTGTTGTTGCGGGATCGGTGTGTGGTGTTTCTTGATGTGTCGTTGCGGTATGCGGGTAGGCGTACTGGGTTTGATCAGGGGCGGCCGTTGTTGGCGTTGAATCCGCGGGGGCAGTGGCTTGCGTTGATGGAGCAGCGGCGTCCGATTTATGTGGACGTGGCGACGGCGAGGGTTGATACCGATGGCAAAGAGCCCGATGAGGTGGTTGAGGCTGTTGTTGCGTTGTTGTCTGATGAGTTGAACAGCGGGGGAGTGCGATGA
- the aroB gene encoding 3-dehydroquinate synthase, producing the protein MSVDGVRCEGGRSVIHVGPTAGAGAYDVVVGWGLAAEVAALVMGTGGEGVVADPAANRPGRALVVHAGAVEGLAREIAGQLRGGGVEALVVCVPDGEAAKTVSVAADLWSRMGRAGFTRSDVVVGVGGGAVTDLAGWVAASWLRGVSVVQVPTTVLGMVDAAVGGKTGINTAEGKNLVGAFHPPLGVFADLSVLRTLPKADVVAGLAEVVKGGFIADRRILELIEQDPLGAVDPESGVLRELVERKIAVKAGIVTGDLCEAGEREFLNYGHTLAHAIENLEGYTWRHGDAVSVGMVFAAELACSAGLLDAAVVRRHRDVLSGLGLPVGYSGAGFADVVEVMGRDKKTRGATLRFVVLAGVGVPRRLVGPDEGLLREAFAAVSG; encoded by the coding sequence ATGAGTGTTGATGGGGTGCGGTGTGAGGGTGGTCGTAGCGTTATTCATGTGGGGCCCACTGCTGGGGCGGGGGCGTATGACGTGGTGGTGGGGTGGGGGTTGGCTGCCGAGGTAGCTGCGTTAGTGATGGGTACCGGTGGTGAGGGTGTGGTGGCTGATCCTGCTGCGAATCGTCCTGGGCGGGCGTTGGTTGTGCATGCTGGTGCGGTGGAGGGATTGGCGCGGGAGATTGCTGGGCAGTTGCGGGGTGGGGGTGTTGAGGCGCTTGTGGTGTGTGTGCCTGATGGTGAGGCGGCTAAGACGGTGAGTGTGGCTGCGGATTTGTGGTCGCGGATGGGGCGGGCGGGTTTTACGCGTTCGGATGTTGTTGTTGGTGTTGGTGGTGGGGCTGTGACGGATTTGGCTGGGTGGGTTGCGGCGAGTTGGTTGCGTGGGGTGTCGGTGGTGCAGGTCCCGACGACGGTATTGGGGATGGTGGATGCGGCTGTGGGGGGTAAGACGGGGATTAATACGGCCGAGGGGAAGAATTTGGTGGGGGCTTTTCACCCGCCGTTGGGGGTTTTTGCTGATTTGTCAGTGTTGCGGACGTTGCCGAAGGCGGATGTGGTGGCGGGTTTGGCTGAGGTGGTTAAGGGTGGGTTTATTGCTGATCGGCGGATTCTTGAGTTGATTGAGCAGGACCCTCTAGGAGCGGTGGATCCGGAGTCTGGGGTGTTGCGGGAGTTGGTGGAGCGCAAGATTGCGGTGAAGGCGGGGATTGTGACGGGGGATCTGTGTGAGGCGGGGGAGCGTGAGTTCCTTAACTATGGGCATACGTTGGCGCACGCTATTGAGAATCTTGAGGGGTATACGTGGCGTCATGGGGATGCAGTGTCGGTGGGGATGGTGTTTGCGGCTGAGTTGGCGTGTAGTGCTGGGTTGTTGGATGCGGCTGTGGTGCGGCGGCATCGGGATGTGTTGTCGGGTTTGGGGTTGCCGGTGGGGTATTCGGGGGCTGGGTTTGCTGATGTTGTGGAGGTGATGGGGCGGGATAAGAAGACGCGGGGGGCGACGTTGCGGTTTGTGGTTCTTGCTGGTGTGGGGGTTCCGCGGCGGCTTGTGGGGCCGGATGAGGGGTTGTTGCGGGAGGCTTTTGCTGCGGTGTCGGGGTGA
- a CDS encoding peptide ABC transporter substrate-binding protein, with the protein MRNRGNTQERPSSIPTPHTRRRTHRRILVTLACTLLTTACTHPSPTPTTPSQPPTTPPPVAPETPIRTNTRAAGPSLFPADITDDATRRIAQLIYRGLYSIDPKGKAVPGLANTMTTSDHTTWTAKIDPRAQFADGTPITAEDIAASWTLTATRTKTTGVATPLTLIEGYDEHDPKNTDPLSGLNVINPTTLQITLTTPTPRFNKLSADITMAPFPAKQRTDPTALATKPTGNGPYRLEKPWTGKGTYTLRPNSTYMSPQQVANTGIEFHTYDNLDTAYLDLRAGKLDVIDELPPNRIQEATDAKLQVAQQPVGMNQTLDFPTTPEWQGIEGRNRKAAIGAALDRNTITETNYDGATTPATDLASPVVDGYSNDICGTLCVHDPDQARALWSPNSPHNITIAYLTNGTEAVSAGAICSALVETLPITCDTRPYPNEQALANAVRNGKINGPYLRTWRMRQRDLGAFLEPRYSPDAQENWNSYTDPLAELHLRLANAATKNSAAMAAQQEAERYILRGLPSLPLWSFNATTTSTSAVTGVVTDPTGVPVYTHITRPPQ; encoded by the coding sequence ATGCGAAACCGGGGGAACACACAAGAACGACCCAGTTCCATCCCAACACCCCACACCCGCCGCCGCACACACCGGCGGATCCTCGTCACGCTCGCATGCACCCTACTCACCACCGCCTGCACCCACCCCAGCCCCACCCCCACCACACCCTCACAACCCCCCACCACACCCCCACCAGTAGCCCCCGAAACACCCATCCGCACCAACACCCGCGCCGCAGGCCCCTCACTCTTCCCCGCCGACATCACCGACGACGCCACCCGCCGCATCGCCCAACTCATCTACCGCGGCCTGTACTCCATCGACCCCAAAGGAAAAGCAGTCCCCGGCCTCGCCAACACCATGACCACCAGCGACCACACCACCTGGACCGCCAAAATCGACCCCCGCGCCCAATTCGCCGACGGAACACCCATCACCGCCGAAGATATCGCCGCCTCCTGGACCCTCACCGCAACCCGCACCAAAACCACCGGAGTAGCCACCCCCCTCACCCTCATCGAAGGCTACGACGAACACGACCCCAAAAACACCGACCCCCTCAGCGGCCTCAACGTCATCAACCCCACCACCCTCCAAATCACCCTCACCACCCCCACACCACGCTTCAACAAACTCTCCGCCGACATCACCATGGCCCCCTTCCCCGCCAAACAACGCACCGACCCCACCGCCCTAGCCACCAAACCCACCGGAAACGGCCCCTACCGACTCGAAAAACCCTGGACCGGCAAAGGCACCTACACCCTGCGCCCCAACTCCACCTACATGAGCCCCCAACAAGTAGCCAACACCGGAATCGAATTCCACACCTACGACAACCTCGACACCGCCTACCTCGACCTACGCGCAGGAAAACTCGACGTCATCGACGAACTACCCCCCAACCGCATCCAAGAAGCCACCGACGCAAAACTCCAAGTCGCACAACAACCCGTCGGCATGAACCAAACCCTCGACTTCCCCACCACCCCCGAATGGCAAGGAATCGAAGGACGCAACCGCAAAGCAGCCATCGGCGCCGCCCTAGACCGCAACACCATCACCGAAACCAACTACGACGGCGCCACCACCCCCGCCACCGACCTAGCATCCCCCGTCGTCGACGGCTACTCCAACGACATCTGCGGAACCCTCTGCGTCCACGACCCCGACCAAGCCCGAGCCCTCTGGTCACCCAACTCACCCCACAACATCACCATCGCCTACCTCACCAACGGCACCGAAGCCGTATCCGCCGGCGCCATCTGCTCCGCCCTCGTCGAAACCCTCCCCATCACCTGCGACACCCGCCCCTACCCCAACGAACAAGCACTAGCCAACGCCGTCCGCAACGGCAAAATCAACGGCCCCTACCTACGCACCTGGCGCATGCGCCAACGCGACCTCGGCGCCTTCCTCGAACCCCGCTACTCCCCCGACGCCCAAGAAAACTGGAACTCCTACACCGACCCCCTCGCCGAACTCCACCTACGCCTAGCCAACGCAGCAACCAAAAACTCCGCCGCCATGGCCGCCCAGCAAGAAGCCGAACGCTACATCCTGCGCGGCCTACCCAGCCTGCCCCTATGGTCATTCAACGCCACCACCACCTCCACCTCCGCCGTCACAGGCGTCGTCACCGACCCCACCGGCGTACCCGTCTACACACACATCACCCGCCCCCCGCAATAA